In Zhaonella formicivorans, one DNA window encodes the following:
- a CDS encoding phosphatidate cytidylyltransferase: MLWQRFLTALLGIPFALLVVYWGKLPFFLTITILSLLGLKEYFGMVYRLGAKPFCLLGYFAALIILGATYLGTPYTRLELLLPFFLFGAISLLSNFGKRNVKDFALTFLGVFYVAGFFSYLLQVRFQFSDGFQWVVMILILIWVNDSGAYFVGKKFGKRKLHHLVSPKKTVEGAVGGIVATALTAMLLNYFWQLLPALHGIILSVLVAITGIVGDLWESALKREAGIKDSGILLPGHGGILDRFDSLLFAIPVVYYYLQGFIID; this comes from the coding sequence ATGTTGTGGCAGAGGTTTTTAACGGCGCTTTTAGGTATTCCCTTTGCTTTGTTGGTCGTATATTGGGGCAAGCTGCCATTCTTCTTAACCATTACTATTTTAAGCTTATTAGGATTGAAGGAATACTTCGGCATGGTTTACAGGTTAGGCGCAAAACCTTTTTGTCTTTTAGGGTATTTTGCCGCCTTGATAATACTTGGGGCAACTTATCTGGGAACCCCTTACACCAGGCTTGAGTTGCTATTGCCATTTTTTTTGTTTGGTGCCATATCTTTGCTTAGCAATTTTGGCAAAAGAAATGTAAAGGATTTTGCCTTAACTTTTTTGGGAGTCTTTTACGTGGCCGGTTTCTTCAGCTATCTCTTGCAAGTCAGGTTTCAATTTTCTGATGGCTTCCAATGGGTGGTAATGATTTTAATTTTGATCTGGGTTAACGACAGCGGGGCTTATTTTGTAGGAAAAAAATTCGGCAAACGGAAACTGCACCACTTGGTGAGCCCTAAGAAAACAGTTGAAGGAGCGGTAGGTGGTATAGTAGCAACTGCTTTGACGGCAATGCTCCTAAACTATTTTTGGCAGCTGCTGCCTGCATTACATGGAATTATACTTTCTGTGCTGGTAGCAATAACAGGCATCGTGGGGGACCTTTGGGAGTCTGCCTTAAAGCGGGAAGCGGGAATAAAGGATTCCGGAATTTTGTTGCCTGGCCATGGCGGCATTCTTGATAGGTTTGACAGCTTACTCTTTGCAATACCGGTAGTATACTATTATTTGCAAGGGTTTATAATAGATTGA
- a CDS encoding isoprenyl transferase: MGPFRWPTVTNFITRKKKENFLTLESNKLPRHIAIIMDGNGRWAQKRGLPRAAGHRAGVESLREIVEACAELGIAVLTVYAFSTENWKRPQEEVDVLMNLLTEYLQKESTELHRKNVRINPIGRIASLPETARHELARAVNLTKDNKGLILNIALNYGGRAELVDATRAIAQKVISGEISPQEITEEVIAANLYTGSLPDPDLLIRPSGEFRISNYLLWQSAYTEFWFTDVFWPEFKREHLYQALQDYICRERRFGGIKK; this comes from the coding sequence ATGGGTCCCTTTAGGTGGCCTACGGTAACAAACTTTATCACCAGGAAGAAAAAAGAAAATTTTTTAACGTTAGAGTCAAACAAACTGCCCCGGCACATTGCCATAATTATGGACGGAAACGGGCGCTGGGCCCAAAAAAGGGGTTTACCGCGGGCTGCAGGGCATAGGGCCGGAGTTGAATCTCTGCGGGAAATTGTGGAGGCCTGTGCTGAGCTGGGGATAGCAGTTTTGACCGTTTACGCTTTTTCTACGGAAAATTGGAAACGTCCCCAAGAAGAAGTTGATGTTTTAATGAACCTGCTGACAGAATACCTGCAGAAAGAATCTACAGAATTGCACCGTAAAAATGTTAGAATTAATCCTATCGGCAGAATCGCCAGTTTACCGGAGACAGCACGCCATGAACTGGCTAGAGCAGTAAATTTAACAAAGGATAATAAAGGACTGATTTTGAATATTGCCTTGAATTATGGGGGAAGGGCCGAACTGGTAGATGCAACCCGGGCAATCGCGCAGAAAGTCATTTCCGGCGAGATTAGCCCCCAAGAAATAACCGAGGAAGTCATTGCCGCCAATTTATACACCGGTTCGTTACCGGACCCTGATTTGCTCATCCGCCCGTCGGGTGAATTTAGAATCAGCAATTATTTACTTTGGCAATCTGCTTATACTGAGTTTTGGTTTACAGACGTTTTTTGGCCCGAATTTAAGCGGGAGCACCTTTACCAAGCTTTACAGGATTATATATGCAGGGAACGCAGATTCGGTGGCATTAAAAAATAA
- a CDS encoding DUF362 domain-containing protein encodes MYKITDACLSCGICMDECPTGSISEGADHFVIDPETCTECGSCASVCPNEAIVEE; translated from the coding sequence GTGTATAAAATTACTGATGCATGCTTATCATGCGGAATTTGCATGGATGAATGCCCAACAGGGTCTATTTCCGAGGGCGCTGATCATTTCGTAATTGATCCTGAAACTTGCACCGAATGTGGTAGCTGTGCAAGCGTTTGCCCAAACGAAGCGATTGTCGAGGAATAA
- the frr gene encoding ribosome recycling factor, protein MLDTLLKDVEERMKKATEALKRDYSSLRAGRANPALLEKITVEYYGTPTPINQLANISAPEPRLLVIQPWDRTVIAAVEKAILKSDLGLTPSNDGTVIRISIPQLTQERRNELVKVVKKKAEEYRVEVRNFRRDANDSIKKLEKEGSITEDECKKGQEQVQKLTDKYIEQIDKILANKEAEILEI, encoded by the coding sequence ATGCTTGATACGTTGCTAAAAGATGTTGAAGAGCGCATGAAAAAAGCAACCGAAGCTCTTAAGCGGGATTATAGCTCTTTGAGGGCAGGCAGAGCTAATCCGGCTTTGCTGGAAAAGATTACTGTAGAATACTATGGTACTCCTACGCCTATTAACCAATTGGCAAATATCTCAGCTCCAGAGCCGAGGCTTTTAGTTATTCAGCCTTGGGACAGAACGGTGATTGCTGCTGTTGAAAAAGCTATTCTCAAATCGGATCTGGGGCTTACACCTTCTAACGATGGTACAGTAATCCGGATTAGTATACCTCAGCTGACTCAAGAACGCAGGAACGAGCTGGTAAAAGTGGTTAAGAAAAAAGCAGAAGAGTACAGGGTTGAGGTTAGGAATTTCCGCAGGGATGCCAACGACAGTATTAAGAAGCTGGAAAAAGAAGGATCCATTACTGAGGACGAGTGCAAGAAAGGCCAGGAACAAGTACAGAAGCTTACAGACAAGTATATAGAGCAAATTGATAAGATTTTAGCTAATAAAGAGGCTGAAATTCTTGAAATCTAA
- the pyrH gene encoding UMP kinase, translating into MANLRYKRIILKLSGEALAGGQGFGIDQATLQSIAEQIKEIKDLGVEVAIVVGGGNIWRGVAGSAQGMDRATADYMGMLATVMNSLALQDALEKVNVSTRVQTAIEMRQIAEPYIRRRAIRHLEKNRVVIFAAGTGNPYFSTDTTAALRAAEIEAEVILMAKKVDGVYDSDPVKNPKAKRFTDLQYIDVLNKGLGVMDSTATSLCMDNNIPLIVFNLNEKGNILKAVKGEKIGTFVGRGD; encoded by the coding sequence ATGGCAAACCTTCGCTATAAAAGAATAATTTTAAAATTGAGCGGTGAAGCCCTAGCTGGTGGCCAGGGCTTTGGCATAGATCAGGCAACACTGCAGTCAATAGCTGAACAAATTAAAGAAATTAAAGATTTGGGAGTTGAAGTGGCAATTGTAGTTGGCGGGGGCAACATCTGGCGAGGTGTTGCCGGAAGTGCCCAAGGCATGGACCGAGCGACAGCTGATTATATGGGGATGTTGGCCACTGTGATGAATTCCTTAGCGCTGCAGGATGCCCTGGAAAAGGTTAATGTTTCAACCAGGGTTCAAACGGCCATTGAAATGAGGCAAATTGCCGAGCCGTATATCAGGCGCAGAGCCATAAGGCATTTGGAAAAAAACAGGGTGGTTATTTTTGCTGCCGGCACAGGTAACCCCTATTTTTCAACTGACACTACAGCAGCATTGCGGGCTGCGGAGATTGAAGCAGAAGTAATCTTGATGGCAAAAAAAGTAGATGGGGTTTATGATTCGGATCCTGTTAAAAATCCCAAAGCTAAAAGATTTACCGATCTACAGTACATAGATGTGCTAAATAAAGGACTGGGAGTCATGGATTCGACTGCCACCTCTTTATGTATGGATAACAATATTCCTTTAATTGTGTTTAATTTAAATGAAAAAGGAAATATATTAAAAGCAGTAAAAGGCGAAAAAATTGGAACTTTTGTTGGGAGGGGAGACTAA
- the tsf gene encoding translation elongation factor Ts, whose amino-acid sequence MISANQVKELRERTGAGMMDCKKALSETNGDMEKAIEYLREKGLAAAAKRAGRIATEGLVEAYIHGGGRIGVLLELNCETDFVAKTDEFKELAKDIAMQVAASKPEYVSREQVPQEEIEKEKNILRAQALNEGKPEKIVEKMVEGRIEKFFKEVCLLEQPFIKDPDKTVQQLITEKIAKIGENISVRRFVRYELGEGLVKKQNDFAAEVQALTSGTK is encoded by the coding sequence ATGATAAGTGCTAATCAGGTTAAAGAATTAAGGGAACGTACCGGGGCCGGGATGATGGATTGCAAGAAGGCCCTTAGCGAGACGAATGGCGACATGGAGAAAGCCATTGAATACCTTCGTGAAAAAGGTCTGGCTGCGGCTGCCAAGCGGGCTGGCCGGATTGCTACCGAAGGTTTAGTTGAGGCTTACATCCATGGAGGAGGACGTATCGGCGTTCTACTTGAGCTTAACTGCGAGACCGATTTTGTGGCTAAGACTGATGAATTTAAAGAATTAGCCAAGGATATTGCTATGCAGGTTGCAGCTTCCAAGCCGGAATATGTTTCCCGGGAGCAAGTTCCTCAGGAGGAAATTGAAAAAGAAAAGAACATCCTGAGAGCGCAAGCTTTAAACGAAGGGAAACCGGAAAAGATTGTTGAAAAAATGGTGGAAGGAAGAATTGAAAAATTCTTCAAAGAAGTATGTCTTTTGGAACAGCCGTTCATTAAAGATCCCGATAAAACTGTTCAGCAGTTAATAACTGAAAAAATAGCCAAAATAGGCGAAAATATTTCTGTACGTCGGTTTGTACGTTATGAACTCGGCGAGGGATTGGTAAAAAAGCAGAACGATTTTGCTGCCGAAGTTCAAGCCTTGACGTCGGGAACAAAGTAA
- the rpsB gene encoding 30S ribosomal protein S2, with the protein MAVISMKQLLEAGVHFGHQTRRWNPKMAPYIFTERNGIYIIDLQKTVRKVEEAYNFVRDMVSEGKTVLFVGTKKQAQDSVKEEAERCGMFYVNQRWLGGMLTNFQTIRQRINRLHELERMEEEGVFAVLPKKEVTQLLAEREKLQRFLGGIKNMNELPGVLFIIDPRKERIAVAEARRLGIPIVAIVDTNCDPDEVDYVIPGNDDAIRAVKLLTSKIADAVIEGTQGQPEEVEEA; encoded by the coding sequence ATGGCTGTGATTTCCATGAAGCAGTTACTGGAAGCTGGGGTACATTTCGGTCATCAGACCCGCCGTTGGAACCCCAAAATGGCGCCGTACATCTTTACCGAACGAAACGGCATTTACATAATCGACTTGCAGAAAACTGTGCGTAAAGTCGAAGAAGCTTATAATTTTGTTCGTGATATGGTCAGCGAAGGAAAAACAGTGCTATTTGTTGGAACAAAAAAACAAGCCCAAGATTCTGTAAAAGAAGAAGCAGAAAGATGCGGAATGTTTTATGTGAACCAGAGATGGCTGGGCGGAATGCTGACCAATTTTCAAACTATTCGCCAGAGAATCAACCGCTTGCATGAGCTTGAGCGCATGGAAGAAGAAGGCGTTTTTGCAGTTCTGCCCAAAAAAGAAGTTACTCAGCTTCTGGCGGAAAGAGAAAAACTGCAAAGATTTTTAGGCGGCATCAAGAATATGAACGAGCTTCCCGGTGTCTTATTTATTATTGACCCTCGTAAAGAAAGAATAGCAGTTGCAGAAGCTCGTCGGCTAGGAATCCCTATCGTAGCTATAGTAGACACTAACTGCGATCCGGACGAAGTTGATTATGTAATTCCAGGAAATGACGACGCTATTCGGGCGGTGAAACTTTTAACCAGCAAGATAGCAGACGCAGTCATCGAGGGTACCCAGGGTCAACCTGAAGAAGTGGAAGAAGCGTAA
- the codY gene encoding GTP-sensing pleiotropic transcriptional regulator CodY, which yields MKTLLEKTRNINKLLQKSAGNPVDFDEMAQVLRDQINANCYIVGKYGKILGYAFIEGFTCEIMDNIVYETERFPDDYNEELMRVNETKANFAQVANCCIFSEEDKCIFSNKLTTIVPVIGGGQRLGTLLLSRFNVEFTDEDLVLAEYGATVVGMEILRSKAEKIEEEARKRAAVHIALGTLSYSELEAVEHIFGELEGDEGVLVASKIADRAGITRSVIVNALRKFESAGVIESKSLGMKGTYIRVLNDNLLEELQRLKR from the coding sequence ATGAAGACACTATTAGAAAAAACAAGAAATATCAACAAACTGTTACAAAAATCTGCCGGCAACCCAGTGGACTTCGATGAGATGGCCCAAGTCTTAAGGGACCAAATTAACGCAAATTGTTACATTGTTGGTAAATACGGCAAAATCCTCGGATACGCTTTTATTGAAGGTTTTACCTGCGAGATTATGGATAATATTGTTTATGAAACCGAGCGTTTTCCCGATGACTACAATGAAGAATTAATGCGGGTTAATGAAACGAAAGCTAATTTTGCCCAAGTAGCCAACTGCTGCATTTTCAGCGAAGAAGACAAATGTATTTTCAGCAATAAGTTGACTACTATTGTGCCTGTAATTGGCGGTGGACAGCGTTTGGGCACTTTGCTCTTATCAAGATTTAATGTAGAATTTACTGACGAGGATTTAGTTTTGGCCGAATACGGCGCAACAGTGGTAGGTATGGAAATTTTGCGTTCCAAAGCGGAAAAAATTGAAGAGGAGGCTCGTAAACGGGCTGCTGTGCATATTGCCCTTGGCACTCTTTCTTATTCCGAATTAGAAGCTGTAGAACATATTTTCGGAGAACTGGAGGGGGATGAAGGAGTGCTGGTAGCCAGTAAGATCGCAGATAGGGCCGGCATTACCCGTTCAGTAATTGTTAACGCTCTGCGCAAGTTTGAAAGCGCTGGTGTCATAGAATCGAAATCGTTGGGGATGAAAGGCACTTACATCAGAGTGTTAAACGATAATCTTTTAGAAGAACTGCAGCGCCTAAAAAGGTAG
- the hslU gene encoding ATP-dependent protease ATPase subunit HslU produces MENLTPKQIVQELDRYIVGQSAAKKSVAIALRNRYRRKKLSPEMQDEIMPKNIIMIGPTGVGKTEIARRLAKLVKAPFIKVEATKFTEVGYVGRDVESIVRDLVETSIRMVRQEKTSVVKEKAEALAEARILDLLCPYPQQEKSPKNPFELLFGGRSPADISPQEEESYQQRMLKIDEKRAILKEKLRRQELENELIEIEIEDQKPPMLEVFTGSGIEEMGINLQDMLGGMFPKKKKKRKVTVAEARKILTQEEAEKLIDMDEVVAQAIYRAEQDGIIFLDEIDKIAGKEGGHGPDVSRGGVQRDILPIVEGSTVVTKYGPVKTDHILFIAAGAFHITKPSDLIPELQGRFPIRVELDSLSKENFEQILTEPKNSLIKQYTALLATEGVEVQFSKDAISEIAEIAYTVNAQTENIGARRLHTILERLLQELFYEAPEMGAQKIVIDAEYVRNTLQDIVKDQDLSRYIL; encoded by the coding sequence ATGGAAAATTTGACTCCCAAGCAAATTGTGCAGGAGTTGGATAGATATATAGTAGGTCAGTCAGCAGCTAAAAAAAGTGTTGCTATAGCCCTCCGCAATAGATACCGTCGTAAAAAGCTAAGCCCAGAAATGCAAGATGAGATCATGCCGAAAAATATAATTATGATTGGGCCAACGGGCGTAGGCAAGACTGAAATTGCCAGGCGACTCGCCAAGCTGGTCAAGGCCCCTTTTATTAAAGTGGAGGCTACAAAATTTACTGAAGTTGGCTATGTCGGGCGGGACGTAGAATCCATAGTAAGGGATTTAGTGGAGACGTCAATTAGAATGGTTCGGCAGGAAAAGACATCGGTTGTAAAAGAAAAAGCAGAAGCTTTAGCCGAAGCTAGAATTTTAGATTTACTTTGCCCTTATCCCCAGCAGGAGAAATCTCCCAAAAATCCTTTTGAATTGCTTTTTGGGGGCAGAAGTCCCGCCGATATATCGCCGCAAGAAGAAGAATCATACCAGCAAAGAATGTTAAAGATTGATGAAAAAAGGGCAATATTAAAAGAAAAACTCCGCAGGCAAGAATTGGAAAACGAGCTTATTGAAATTGAAATAGAGGATCAAAAACCTCCGATGCTGGAAGTGTTTACAGGTTCTGGGATAGAGGAAATGGGGATAAATTTGCAGGATATGTTAGGCGGCATGTTCCCCAAAAAGAAAAAGAAAAGAAAAGTGACAGTTGCTGAGGCTAGAAAAATTTTGACGCAAGAAGAAGCAGAAAAGCTCATAGATATGGATGAGGTTGTGGCGCAAGCCATTTACCGGGCGGAACAGGATGGGATTATTTTCCTGGATGAAATTGATAAAATTGCAGGCAAAGAAGGCGGACACGGCCCCGATGTATCCAGAGGGGGAGTACAAAGGGATATTCTGCCCATAGTTGAGGGCTCAACAGTGGTTACCAAATATGGTCCGGTTAAAACTGACCATATTCTGTTTATTGCTGCCGGGGCTTTTCATATTACCAAACCTTCTGATTTAATTCCGGAGCTTCAGGGTCGTTTCCCCATTAGGGTTGAGTTGGACAGCCTAAGTAAAGAAAATTTCGAACAGATTTTAACTGAACCTAAGAATTCTTTAATTAAGCAATATACTGCCCTTTTAGCTACCGAAGGTGTGGAAGTGCAATTTAGCAAAGATGCTATTTCGGAAATTGCGGAAATAGCTTACACCGTTAATGCGCAAACTGAAAACATAGGCGCCAGACGGCTGCATACTATTCTGGAGAGGCTTTTGCAGGAATTGTTTTACGAAGCACCGGAGATGGGCGCACAAAAAATTGTGATCGACGCAGAGTATGTTAGAAATACACTGCAAGATATTGTCAAAGATCAAGATTTAAGCCGTTATATTCTTTAA
- the hslV gene encoding ATP-dependent protease subunit HslV has translation MFHATTIVAVKKDGKVAVAGDGQVTFGNATIMKHQAKKVRRLYGGKVVAGFAGSVADAFTLFEKFEGKLEEYRGNLQRAAVELAKEWRMDRILRKLEALLIVANEQTLLIISGNGEIIEPDDNVAAIGSGGAYALAAARALMKHTQLAAGEVAREALQIASSICVYTNDNITVEEM, from the coding sequence ATGTTTCACGCTACTACAATAGTAGCTGTTAAAAAAGACGGAAAGGTTGCTGTTGCCGGAGACGGACAAGTCACTTTTGGCAATGCCACGATAATGAAGCACCAGGCAAAAAAAGTTCGCAGGTTATATGGTGGTAAAGTAGTGGCCGGCTTTGCCGGTTCTGTGGCTGATGCTTTTACTCTTTTTGAAAAATTCGAAGGAAAGCTGGAAGAGTATAGGGGTAATTTGCAACGGGCGGCAGTAGAATTGGCCAAAGAGTGGCGAATGGACCGAATCTTGCGCAAACTGGAAGCGTTGCTCATCGTGGCAAATGAACAAACCTTATTGATTATATCCGGTAATGGCGAGATAATTGAGCCGGATGATAATGTGGCGGCTATAGGTTCCGGCGGGGCGTATGCTTTAGCTGCAGCAAGGGCCTTAATGAAACATACCCAGCTCGCCGCCGGTGAAGTTGCTCGAGAAGCTTTGCAAATAGCCTCTTCAATATGCGTGTATACCAATGACAATATAACTGTTGAAGAGATGTGA
- the xerC gene encoding tyrosine recombinase XerC has product MNSSYDSLVDLFLKSLRAEKNASQNTVSAYANDLNQFFIFLQEHYRKKADGIELEVLSHYDIRSFLAYLHRAGYNKSSVARKLAALRKFYRFLNKEKLIANNPLFFINSPKKDKKLPRYLEEKQIEQLLALPDCSTPLGLRDRAMLETFYASGIRVSELVGLDLPQINLDLGYMVVYGKGAKERVVPLGSFAIEALQNYLRRGRPVLLATQNNDALFLNYKGVRISVRGVRLTVEKYVRRLADSLKISPHSLRHTFATHLMERGADLRVVQELLGHVSMATTQVYTHVTTSKMKEVYDKTHPRA; this is encoded by the coding sequence ATGAACAGCAGCTATGATAGTTTGGTTGATCTTTTTTTAAAATCTTTAAGGGCTGAAAAGAATGCTTCCCAAAACACTGTGAGCGCCTATGCAAATGATTTAAATCAGTTTTTTATTTTTCTTCAGGAGCACTATAGAAAAAAAGCCGACGGAATAGAATTGGAAGTGCTGAGTCACTACGATATACGTTCTTTTTTAGCCTATTTACACCGGGCAGGTTATAACAAATCTTCGGTGGCAAGAAAATTAGCAGCCCTGAGGAAGTTTTACCGCTTTTTAAACAAGGAAAAATTGATTGCTAATAACCCGCTGTTCTTTATTAACAGCCCGAAAAAGGATAAAAAACTGCCTCGGTATCTGGAAGAAAAGCAAATTGAACAGTTGCTTGCTTTACCCGACTGCTCAACTCCGTTAGGATTACGGGACCGTGCCATGCTGGAAACCTTTTATGCTTCCGGGATCCGGGTGAGTGAGCTGGTAGGCCTTGATTTACCTCAGATTAATCTTGATTTAGGCTATATGGTGGTCTATGGAAAAGGCGCCAAGGAAAGGGTTGTGCCTTTGGGCAGCTTTGCCATCGAAGCTCTGCAAAATTATCTTCGGAGGGGAAGGCCGGTGTTACTGGCAACCCAAAATAATGATGCTCTGTTTTTAAACTACAAGGGAGTTAGGATTAGTGTAAGAGGTGTACGTTTGACTGTAGAAAAATATGTGAGAAGATTAGCTGACAGCCTAAAAATTTCGCCTCACTCTCTGCGCCACACCTTTGCCACCCATTTAATGGAGAGAGGTGCTGATTTAAGAGTGGTGCAGGAACTTTTAGGTCATGTAAGCATGGCTACAACCCAGGTTTATACTCACGTTACAACCTCAAAGATGAAAGAAGTTTATGATAAAACCCACCCTCGGGCTTAG
- the trmFO gene encoding methylenetetrahydrofolate--tRNA-(uracil(54)-C(5))-methyltransferase (FADH(2)-oxidizing) TrmFO, which yields MCTELVIIGGGLAGAEAAWQAAQRGVKVKLYEMRPYQMTPAHHSSYLAELVCSNSLRANAIENAVGLLKEEMRNLNSLIMHCADKHAVPAGGALAVDRNGFSSEVTEILEKHPNVQIIREEITDIPNGQITIIASGPLTSPALAAQIQEMTSADYFYFYDAAAPIVTKESIDCSVAFWASRYGKGSDDYLNCPMTEEEYDAFYSFLVSAERHEPKEFEKEIHFEGCMPIEALAKGGKQTLLFGPMKPVGLVDPRTGKMPYAVVQLRKDNQEGSLFNLVGFQTGLKWGEQQKLLKLIPGLEKAEIVRYGVMHKNTYISSPDLLLPTMQFKKRPEILFAGQITGVEGYVESAANGLVAGINAARIINGQQPLVFPPETAHGALCHYITTAETKNFQPMNINFGLIPPLEHKQRDKKLKNRALAERALTVLWNFMENNKLS from the coding sequence TTGTGTACTGAACTGGTCATTATAGGAGGTGGTCTGGCAGGTGCTGAAGCAGCTTGGCAAGCTGCCCAGCGGGGCGTCAAAGTAAAATTATACGAAATGCGCCCCTACCAAATGACGCCTGCTCACCACAGTTCATACCTGGCGGAGCTTGTTTGCAGCAACTCCCTTAGGGCAAACGCTATTGAAAACGCTGTTGGTTTATTGAAGGAAGAAATGCGGAATTTAAATTCATTGATCATGCACTGCGCTGATAAACACGCGGTACCTGCAGGTGGAGCGCTGGCAGTTGACCGTAACGGTTTCAGTTCGGAAGTGACTGAAATCCTGGAAAAACATCCCAATGTGCAAATTATCCGGGAGGAGATTACTGACATACCGAACGGTCAGATCACTATCATTGCTTCCGGGCCGTTAACCAGCCCCGCTCTTGCAGCTCAAATACAGGAAATGACTAGCGCTGATTATTTTTATTTCTATGATGCTGCCGCACCTATAGTAACTAAAGAAAGCATTGATTGCAGTGTGGCATTTTGGGCATCAAGGTATGGAAAAGGCAGCGATGATTATTTGAATTGTCCCATGACCGAAGAGGAATATGATGCTTTTTACTCCTTCTTAGTTTCTGCCGAGAGACATGAACCGAAAGAATTTGAAAAAGAAATCCATTTTGAAGGATGTATGCCTATTGAAGCTTTGGCTAAAGGAGGCAAGCAAACTCTCCTGTTTGGTCCAATGAAGCCGGTTGGCCTAGTAGATCCGCGTACTGGGAAAATGCCCTATGCTGTGGTTCAATTGCGCAAAGACAACCAGGAGGGTTCCCTTTTTAACTTGGTTGGTTTTCAGACTGGTTTAAAATGGGGAGAACAACAAAAACTATTAAAACTGATCCCAGGATTAGAAAAGGCGGAAATAGTACGTTACGGCGTAATGCATAAAAATACCTATATCTCCAGTCCCGACTTGCTGCTCCCTACAATGCAGTTTAAAAAGCGACCCGAAATTTTGTTCGCCGGGCAAATCACTGGAGTGGAGGGATATGTAGAAAGTGCTGCCAACGGTCTGGTTGCAGGGATTAATGCCGCCCGCATAATTAACGGGCAGCAACCTCTGGTCTTTCCGCCGGAAACAGCCCATGGGGCATTATGCCATTATATTACTACTGCCGAAACAAAAAACTTTCAACCGATGAATATCAATTTTGGATTAATTCCACCTTTGGAGCATAAACAAAGGGATAAAAAATTAAAAAACCGTGCCTTGGCAGAACGAGCCTTGACGGTGTTGTGGAATTTTATGGAAAACAATAAGCTCAGCTAA